From a single Methylosinus sp. H3A genomic region:
- the smc gene encoding chromosome segregation protein SMC produces MKFQRLRLLGFKSFCEATDFLIEPGLTGVVGPNGCGKSNLVEALRWVMGENSYKNMRGSGMDDVIFSGGGSRPARNVAEVGLVLDNSSRTAPAAFNDAETLEVTRRIERESGSTYRINGREVRAKDVQLLFADAATGARSPALVRQGQIGEIISAKPQARRRILEDAAGVAGLHSRRHEAELRLTAAAENLTRLEDVLKQVDGQTESLRRQARQAQRYRAVAADIRKNEALAAFIAHRQASEQLQTAERKLGEDTKLVEERTLQQAEAARLQAIAAFELPKLRDKEAEAGAALHRLIMARDALDGEEKRAKERIAELTRHAEQFARDVERERALIDDAAEVTQRLEDERGELAEQDAIGAEREEEARERLAEIEEALARTEAELSEAQQSLAGVNAQRGALEAALREETQRVSRFEAELTRVETEFALIAGQGGAVEEVERLAESLEMASEAAREADETALMAEEAAIEAREAESLSRQPLAEAEKRAGRLETEARTLEKLLESGGGDLWAPIVESVTVEKGYETALGAALGDDLDASIETSAPAHWALTSGAGDPSLPPGVRSLSEMVQAPPALARRLAQIGVVLRSEGAALRSMLKPGQRLVSKEGDLWRWDGFTQAAEAPTPAARRLAEKNRLADLRLEAAAAREAADALADEAQTAQEQARAAALAESAAREGQRRARAVVEEARERHVVAERRLGQIAQRLSALEEAKAQILANRDEAAMKRESAAHALDALDEPASLAGAVEHVRSRAAAERAQAGEARAALTSLRHQTETRAARKSAILRENASWMERRDRAQDRISELERRLEDSREEQERIADSPETFLLQRRNLLSAIEEADAARRAAADARTSGETMQVEADRAARMALEAMSAAREEKARSEAQLEAARRRAADVEHAIAMELESEEHSLAELAGITGEETQLPSIPDIERKLEGLKADRDRLGAVNLRAENELAEIETQRDKMMAEREDLAEAIKKLRGAIASLNKEGRERLLVAFEQVNAHFKDLFSLLFGGGTAELQLIESDDPLEAGLDILARPPGKKPQTMTLLSGGEQALTAMSLIFAVFLTNPSPICVLDEVDAPLDDYNVERFCDLLEDMRKKTDTRFVAITHNPITMARMDRLFGVTQAERGISQLVSVDLEQAERYAQAV; encoded by the coding sequence ATGAAATTCCAGCGGCTCCGACTTCTCGGCTTCAAGAGCTTCTGCGAGGCCACAGATTTCCTGATCGAGCCGGGCCTGACCGGCGTCGTCGGGCCGAACGGCTGCGGCAAGTCCAATCTCGTCGAGGCCCTGCGCTGGGTCATGGGCGAGAACTCCTATAAAAACATGCGCGGCTCGGGGATGGATGACGTCATCTTCTCCGGCGGCGGCTCCCGCCCGGCCCGCAATGTCGCGGAAGTCGGCCTCGTGCTGGACAATAGCTCCCGCACCGCCCCGGCCGCCTTCAACGACGCCGAGACTCTGGAAGTCACCCGCCGCATCGAGCGCGAGTCCGGCTCCACCTACAGGATCAACGGCCGCGAGGTGCGCGCCAAGGATGTGCAACTGCTGTTCGCCGACGCGGCGACTGGCGCGCGCTCGCCGGCGCTGGTGCGCCAGGGGCAGATCGGCGAGATCATCTCGGCCAAGCCGCAGGCGCGCCGCCGCATTCTGGAGGACGCCGCCGGCGTCGCCGGCCTACACTCCCGCCGTCACGAGGCGGAGCTGCGGCTGACCGCGGCCGCCGAGAATCTCACCCGCCTCGAGGATGTGTTGAAACAGGTGGACGGCCAGACCGAGAGCCTGCGCCGCCAGGCGCGGCAGGCGCAACGCTATCGCGCCGTCGCGGCCGATATCCGCAAGAACGAGGCGCTCGCCGCCTTCATCGCCCATCGCCAGGCGAGCGAGCAATTGCAGACTGCCGAACGCAAGCTCGGGGAGGATACGAAGCTCGTCGAGGAGCGCACGCTGCAGCAGGCCGAGGCCGCGCGACTGCAGGCGATCGCCGCCTTCGAGCTGCCCAAACTCCGCGACAAGGAGGCCGAGGCCGGCGCCGCGCTGCATCGGCTGATCATGGCCCGCGACGCGCTGGACGGCGAGGAGAAGCGCGCCAAGGAGCGCATCGCCGAGCTGACCCGCCACGCCGAGCAATTCGCCCGCGACGTCGAGCGCGAGCGCGCGCTGATCGACGACGCCGCCGAGGTGACGCAGCGGCTCGAGGACGAGCGCGGCGAGCTGGCCGAGCAGGACGCCATCGGCGCCGAGCGCGAGGAGGAAGCGCGCGAGCGTCTCGCCGAGATAGAGGAGGCGCTGGCCCGCACAGAGGCCGAGCTCTCCGAGGCGCAGCAATCCCTGGCCGGCGTCAACGCCCAGCGCGGCGCGCTGGAGGCGGCGCTGCGCGAGGAGACGCAACGCGTCTCCCGTTTCGAGGCCGAGCTGACCCGCGTCGAGACGGAATTCGCGCTCATCGCCGGCCAGGGCGGAGCAGTGGAGGAGGTGGAGCGCCTCGCCGAATCGCTGGAAATGGCGAGCGAAGCCGCGCGCGAGGCCGACGAGACCGCGCTGATGGCCGAGGAAGCCGCCATCGAGGCGCGCGAGGCGGAGAGCCTGTCGCGCCAGCCGCTGGCCGAGGCCGAGAAGCGCGCCGGACGTCTCGAGACCGAGGCGCGCACGCTGGAGAAGCTGCTGGAATCGGGCGGCGGCGATCTCTGGGCGCCGATCGTCGAGAGCGTCACGGTCGAAAAGGGCTATGAGACCGCGCTGGGCGCCGCGCTCGGCGACGATCTCGACGCGTCCATCGAGACCTCCGCCCCGGCCCATTGGGCGCTCACCTCCGGCGCCGGCGACCCCTCGCTGCCGCCGGGCGTGCGTTCACTTTCCGAGATGGTGCAGGCCCCGCCGGCGCTGGCGCGGCGCCTCGCGCAGATCGGCGTCGTGCTGCGCAGCGAGGGCGCAGCATTGCGCTCCATGCTGAAGCCCGGCCAGCGCCTCGTCTCCAAGGAAGGCGACCTCTGGCGCTGGGACGGATTCACCCAGGCCGCCGAAGCGCCGACGCCGGCCGCGCGCCGTCTCGCCGAGAAGAATCGCCTCGCCGATCTACGCCTCGAGGCCGCCGCCGCCCGCGAGGCCGCCGACGCGCTCGCCGACGAGGCGCAGACGGCGCAGGAGCAGGCGCGCGCCGCCGCCCTCGCCGAAAGCGCCGCCCGCGAGGGACAGCGCCGCGCCCGCGCCGTGGTGGAGGAGGCGCGCGAGCGGCATGTCGTCGCCGAGCGGCGGCTCGGACAGATCGCGCAGCGCCTCTCGGCGCTCGAGGAGGCCAAGGCGCAAATCCTCGCCAATCGCGACGAAGCGGCGATGAAGCGCGAGAGCGCCGCCCATGCGCTGGATGCTCTGGACGAGCCGGCCTCGCTCGCCGGCGCGGTGGAGCATGTGCGTTCCCGCGCAGCCGCCGAGCGCGCCCAGGCCGGCGAAGCCCGCGCCGCGCTCACCTCGCTGCGTCATCAGACGGAGACGCGCGCCGCCCGCAAATCCGCGATCCTGCGCGAGAACGCCTCCTGGATGGAGCGGCGCGACCGCGCCCAGGACCGCATATCGGAATTGGAGCGCCGCCTCGAGGATTCGCGCGAGGAGCAGGAGCGCATCGCCGATTCACCGGAGACCTTCCTGCTCCAGCGCCGCAATCTTCTCTCGGCGATCGAGGAGGCGGACGCCGCCCGCCGCGCCGCCGCCGACGCGCGCACGAGCGGCGAGACGATGCAGGTCGAAGCCGACCGCGCCGCCCGCATGGCGCTGGAGGCGATGAGCGCCGCGCGCGAGGAGAAAGCCCGCAGCGAAGCGCAGCTCGAGGCCGCGCGCCGCCGCGCCGCCGATGTGGAGCACGCCATCGCCATGGAATTGGAGAGCGAGGAGCATTCGCTCGCCGAGCTCGCCGGCATCACCGGCGAGGAGACGCAGCTGCCCTCCATCCCCGACATCGAGCGCAAGCTCGAAGGGCTGAAGGCGGATCGTGACAGGCTCGGCGCCGTCAATCTTCGCGCCGAAAACGAGCTCGCCGAGATCGAGACGCAGCGCGACAAGATGATGGCCGAGCGCGAAGACCTCGCCGAGGCGATCAAGAAATTGCGCGGCGCCATCGCCAGCCTCAACAAGGAAGGCCGCGAGCGCCTGCTCGTCGCCTTCGAGCAGGTGAACGCGCACTTCAAAGATTTGTTCAGCCTGCTCTTCGGCGGCGGCACGGCGGAGTTGCAGCTCATCGAGAGCGACGATCCGCTGGAGGCCGGCCTCGACATTCTCGCGCGCCCGCCGGGCAAGAAGCCGCAGACGATGACTCTGCTCTCCGGCGGCGAGCAGGCGCTCACCGCAATGTCGCTGATCTTCGCGGTGTTCCTCACCAATCCGTCGCCGATCTGCGTGCTCGACGAGGTGGACGCGCCGCTCGACGATTACAATGTCGAGCGCTTCTGCGATCTGCTCGAGGATATGCGCAAGAAGACC